A genome region from Pseudanabaena sp. Chao 1811 includes the following:
- the sfsA gene encoding DNA/RNA nuclease SfsA → MTQVHTYSDLRIGHLVSRYKRFFADIELENGELITAHCANTGPMTGVCQIGSPVLVSYHSNPKRKLAYSWEAIYLDNEWIGVNTSLPNRVIGHMLDRHLLPELEPYTTVKSEVAYGNEKSRIDFLLTDAANGKRTYVEVKNTTWCMGNLALFPDTVTTRGQKHLRELMSVISEDTAAALIFFINRGDCDRFAAGAEADPEYTKLLAEALTRGVKVLACRFKIEPTKITYLGLADL, encoded by the coding sequence ATGACACAAGTCCATACTTATTCCGATTTACGCATAGGTCATCTAGTTAGTCGCTACAAGCGCTTTTTTGCAGATATAGAACTAGAAAATGGGGAGCTAATCACTGCCCATTGTGCAAATACAGGCCCAATGACGGGAGTATGTCAAATAGGAAGTCCTGTCTTGGTTTCCTATCACTCCAACCCTAAGCGCAAACTCGCCTATAGTTGGGAAGCAATTTATTTGGATAATGAATGGATTGGAGTGAATACGAGTCTTCCTAATCGGGTGATTGGACATATGCTCGATCGCCATTTGCTCCCAGAGCTAGAACCTTATACAACCGTGAAGAGTGAAGTGGCTTACGGTAATGAAAAGAGCCGTATTGATTTTCTCCTCACAGATGCTGCTAATGGAAAAAGAACCTATGTGGAAGTTAAAAATACTACTTGGTGTATGGGAAATTTAGCTTTATTTCCTGATACTGTGACGACACGCGGACAAAAGCACCTGCGCGAACTCATGTCGGTAATTTCGGAAGATACTGCTGCCGCTCTGATCTTCTTTATTAATCGTGGAGATTGCGATCGCTTTGCCGCAGGAGCAGAAGCCGATCCTGAATATACGAAACTACTCGCAGAGGCACTCACCCGAGGCGTTAAGGTATTAGCCTGTCGATTTAAGATCGAACCGACAAAAATCACTTATTTGGGCTTAGCAGATCTATAA
- a CDS encoding aspartate carbamoyltransferase catalytic subunit, translating into MTELTWQRRHVISLSDFTPNDYETVLQTAVSFLEVLSRRNKKVPTLQSKVVANLFFESSTRTRNSFELAAKRLSADTLNFAPGTSSLSKGETILDTARTFLAMGTDIMVIRHQSAGVPLAIAKDMDALSGKVAILNAGDGKHEHPSQALLDLLTFCMYLNPTAPTAKDLKGKKVAIVGDILHSRVARSNLWSLLTNGADVHLAAPPTLLPPEFAEYGAKIHYSLEPALEDADFVMTLRLQMERMGQFLIPSLREYHAKYGITRDRLAKCAPNVQVLHPGPVNRGVEISSDLMDDPRLSLIDKQVTNGVAIRMSLLYLLGTAI; encoded by the coding sequence ATGACTGAACTTACTTGGCAGCGACGACATGTGATCTCGCTGTCTGATTTTACGCCGAACGATTACGAAACGGTTTTGCAGACAGCCGTTAGCTTCTTAGAAGTTCTGTCGCGCCGCAACAAAAAAGTACCAACCTTGCAGAGCAAAGTTGTTGCTAATTTATTTTTTGAGTCCTCCACGCGCACACGCAATAGTTTTGAGCTTGCTGCCAAGCGTCTCTCGGCGGATACGCTCAATTTTGCTCCTGGAACTTCCTCCCTTTCTAAAGGAGAAACGATTCTCGATACGGCACGAACATTTCTGGCGATGGGAACGGACATCATGGTAATTCGCCATCAATCGGCGGGTGTACCCTTAGCGATCGCCAAAGATATGGATGCCCTCAGTGGCAAGGTCGCAATTCTCAATGCAGGGGATGGCAAGCATGAACATCCATCTCAAGCCTTGCTCGATTTGCTGACCTTCTGCATGTATCTCAATCCCACGGCTCCCACGGCAAAGGATCTTAAGGGCAAAAAAGTAGCGATCGTTGGCGATATTCTGCATTCACGGGTAGCGCGATCTAATCTCTGGAGTCTGCTCACCAATGGCGCAGATGTCCACCTTGCTGCTCCACCGACTTTACTACCACCAGAATTTGCCGAATATGGCGCGAAAATCCATTATTCCCTAGAGCCAGCCCTTGAGGATGCCGATTTTGTGATGACTCTGCGCTTACAAATGGAACGGATGGGACAATTCCTGATTCCCAGTTTGCGCGAATATCATGCGAAGTATGGCATCACTCGCGATCGCCTTGCCAAATGTGCGCCCAATGTCCAAGTCTTGCACCCTGGTCCCGTAAATCGTGGTGTAGAAATCAGTTCTGACTTGATGGACGATCCGCGCCTGAGCTTAATCGATAAACAGGTCACAAATGGAGTAGCCATTCGGATGAGTTTGTTGTATTTGCTGGGCACAGCAATTTAA
- a CDS encoding P-type ATPase, whose translation MTKFDFLSDTQKSWHHMDVEQVLASLESSIEGLSYVNARQRLRHLGANKLPRSRPISKILLQPLLDPLTYLLLGSATYLQWNGAEGWALILVGVLHGSIGIGISLWSMKTREKVSRDRPQRRQYETSNSVIVLRDHEEMELPLRDLVLGDVLILKAGDRPNVDLRLLEVSEDLLVNQTNLGGEAICPKQVLGFEENTPALERGNMIYAGTEISSGTAKGVVIATGRFTYEQISLIKERSFSAIHAELRQLRQVWLYLLGLVTIIAIAFAWHRGIIINAMTAAALIVSTYPQNLLRMATQVQLLGMRDLARQRIWARFPSILDALARVTTIVPILESDVILSFDNLHQAGIEWRGLLRTSEEDAQAFGEVIGVETHSYFDAPQERIRQWQGDRPKSMDAVAVIGNDIEDIPLLRLADVGICDRTCRKELQDSSGLILPKEEFHYLPIAILEGRAIFDRLQRTALITASSAFTLAVLTLMDTAAGFSIPPLQLIWVGAIATPIVSFPLVLEPTHESLLFQPARRFQTMLRPSNYLRILLAVTATITAISLVFWLKYQGQAAMFSQARSMAFITLVFSQVFHACAIARQGVLRNLPLLLGISFITVCQVMFIQIPWFGEIISTVPLNGVEWTIAALSATAVFWVQELIKTN comes from the coding sequence ATGACAAAATTTGACTTTCTATCAGACACTCAAAAATCTTGGCATCATATGGATGTTGAGCAGGTATTGGCATCCTTAGAGTCTTCGATAGAAGGTTTATCCTATGTCAATGCAAGGCAAAGATTAAGGCATTTGGGAGCAAATAAACTACCGCGATCGCGCCCTATTAGCAAAATTCTCTTACAGCCTTTACTCGATCCTTTGACCTATTTGCTACTGGGGTCAGCAACTTATTTACAATGGAATGGAGCGGAAGGATGGGCATTGATCCTTGTAGGAGTCCTGCATGGAAGCATTGGAATTGGCATCTCTTTATGGTCTATGAAAACCAGAGAGAAAGTTAGTCGCGATCGCCCCCAGCGTCGTCAATATGAGACTTCTAATTCCGTCATCGTCTTACGCGATCATGAAGAAATGGAACTACCATTACGGGATTTAGTCCTTGGTGATGTATTGATCTTAAAAGCAGGCGATCGCCCTAATGTCGATCTCCGACTGCTGGAGGTATCAGAAGACTTACTAGTTAATCAAACTAATTTAGGGGGTGAGGCAATTTGTCCCAAGCAAGTTCTGGGCTTTGAGGAGAATACACCAGCCCTTGAGCGAGGGAATATGATTTATGCAGGAACAGAAATCTCCTCAGGAACAGCTAAGGGCGTGGTGATCGCTACAGGACGCTTCACCTATGAACAGATCTCACTAATTAAAGAACGCTCATTTTCAGCAATTCATGCTGAGCTACGTCAACTGCGCCAAGTCTGGCTCTATCTATTGGGATTAGTAACAATTATCGCGATCGCGTTTGCATGGCATAGGGGAATTATCATCAATGCCATGACTGCTGCTGCCTTAATCGTTAGTACCTATCCTCAAAATTTGTTGCGGATGGCAACTCAGGTACAGTTGTTAGGAATGCGTGATCTCGCTAGACAGAGGATCTGGGCGAGGTTTCCATCGATTTTGGATGCTTTAGCGAGAGTGACAACAATTGTGCCAATTTTGGAATCAGATGTGATCTTGAGTTTTGATAATTTGCATCAAGCGGGGATAGAGTGGCGAGGTCTATTGAGAACTTCTGAAGAAGATGCTCAAGCCTTTGGGGAAGTCATCGGTGTGGAAACCCATAGCTACTTTGATGCGCCACAAGAGAGAATCCGCCAATGGCAAGGCGATCGCCCCAAATCGATGGATGCAGTTGCTGTAATTGGTAATGATATTGAAGATATTCCGCTACTACGCTTGGCAGATGTAGGAATTTGCGATCGCACCTGTCGAAAAGAATTGCAAGATAGTTCGGGACTGATTTTACCCAAAGAAGAATTTCATTATTTACCAATTGCCATTCTTGAAGGACGTGCCATTTTTGATCGCCTTCAACGCACAGCCCTAATCACTGCCTCTAGTGCCTTTACCTTGGCAGTTTTGACTTTAATGGACACTGCCGCAGGATTCTCGATTCCTCCGTTGCAATTAATCTGGGTTGGTGCGATCGCTACACCGATTGTCTCCTTTCCCCTAGTCTTAGAACCTACCCATGAGAGTCTATTATTCCAGCCTGCCCGACGCTTTCAAACGATGTTACGCCCTAGCAATTATCTACGGATTTTGCTGGCGGTCACTGCCACAATCACGGCTATTTCCCTAGTCTTTTGGTTGAAGTATCAAGGACAGGCGGCGATGTTTTCCCAAGCGAGATCGATGGCTTTTATCACCCTTGTCTTCAGTCAAGTTTTCCATGCCTGCGCGATCGCCCGTCAGGGGGTTTTAAGAAACTTACCATTGTTACTGGGCATATCCTTCATCACTGTTTGCCAAGTTATGTTTATCCAAATCCCTTGGTTTGGCGAAATTATATCAACCGTCCCTCTCAATGGGGTTGAATGGACAATCGCCGCTCTCAGTGCTACGGCTGTATTCTGGGTGCAGGAGTTAATCAAAACGAACTAA
- a CDS encoding ArsR/SmtB family transcription factor has translation MAFEPSYFKADLFKVLSNPVRIQILDALRVGEQSVNSIAQQIEAEPSAVSQQLAVMRRYNLVRSRKQGNFVYYSVGDATIFKVLDAALELFHNHVIEMRESLQKLE, from the coding sequence ATGGCATTTGAACCAAGCTATTTCAAGGCTGATTTGTTTAAAGTTTTATCCAACCCCGTCAGAATCCAAATCCTCGATGCCCTCCGCGTCGGTGAACAAAGCGTTAACTCGATCGCCCAACAAATTGAGGCAGAACCATCGGCAGTTTCCCAACAGCTTGCCGTAATGCGCCGTTATAACTTGGTGCGATCGCGAAAGCAAGGCAACTTTGTCTACTATTCCGTCGGCGATGCCACGATTTTTAAGGTATTGGATGCAGCCCTAGAGCTTTTTCACAATCACGTCATTGAAATGCGGGAATCACTGCAAAAATTGGAGTAA
- a CDS encoding SulP family inorganic anion transporter, producing MTQVGSLDHIQSPKNNPFNNPFKGLFTNFRGDLTGGLTAAVVALPLALAFAVASGVEPKAGLYTAIVAGVVAAIFGGSPVQITGPTGAMAVVLVGIVAKYGLEKVWIAGVMAGIIQIALGVAKLGRLVKFIPYPVTAGFTNGIAVIIFCGQLNNFFGLHLPNQEHFLQALWQTVTNLEAYKWLAITLALLTIGTKLLWNRINQSIPGSLVGLIVATLAAVFAKSQWQLEVPTIGIIPQSLPMLQGIPHWNDFKLIRELINPAIALAALGSIESLLAAVVADGMSVSDRHNSDRELIGQGLANMVVPFFGGIPATGAIARTAVNVRAGGKTRLSGVIHGIALALIVLIFAPLASQVPLAALAGILMITSIRMMEWKAIGLLIHTTYADFGVMLLTWLVTVCFDLVLAVEVGLIAAGILFIKRMSELSLVKMPEDSAFLSGIPLEFGKQIAIYRIDGPMFFGAAERFVSFLRDAPEVKFLILRMRYVPSMDTTGLVALEEIYHDLQRHNCQLILSGLRPEVEQLLDRSGLLQEIGHDNSFNSTDEALQKIMPNIHN from the coding sequence ATGACACAAGTAGGCAGCTTAGATCACATCCAAAGTCCTAAAAATAATCCCTTCAATAATCCATTCAAGGGACTATTTACGAACTTTCGTGGAGACTTGACGGGAGGATTGACCGCCGCAGTCGTAGCACTGCCCTTAGCCCTTGCCTTTGCGGTCGCCAGTGGCGTAGAGCCAAAAGCAGGACTTTATACAGCGATCGTGGCAGGAGTAGTCGCTGCCATCTTTGGGGGATCACCTGTGCAGATTACAGGCCCCACAGGAGCAATGGCGGTAGTTTTAGTGGGCATTGTCGCTAAGTACGGGCTTGAAAAAGTTTGGATCGCGGGTGTGATGGCGGGGATCATCCAAATTGCCCTCGGTGTTGCCAAATTAGGACGCTTAGTTAAATTCATTCCCTACCCCGTCACCGCAGGCTTTACCAACGGGATCGCAGTAATTATTTTCTGTGGTCAGTTAAATAATTTCTTCGGGTTACATTTACCAAATCAAGAGCATTTTCTCCAAGCCCTCTGGCAAACCGTCACGAATTTAGAAGCCTATAAATGGTTAGCGATCACCTTAGCCCTGCTCACCATTGGTACAAAACTATTATGGAATCGCATTAATCAATCGATCCCCGGTTCCTTAGTTGGGCTAATCGTCGCCACCCTCGCCGCCGTCTTTGCCAAATCCCAATGGCAGCTCGAAGTACCAACCATTGGCATCATTCCCCAATCTTTGCCGATGCTGCAAGGGATTCCCCACTGGAATGACTTTAAATTAATCAGAGAACTCATTAATCCTGCGATCGCCCTAGCCGCTCTAGGCAGTATCGAATCACTATTAGCCGCAGTAGTTGCCGATGGAATGAGTGTCAGCGATCGCCACAATAGCGATCGGGAATTAATCGGTCAAGGCTTAGCGAATATGGTCGTGCCGTTCTTTGGCGGGATTCCTGCAACGGGTGCGATCGCGCGTACTGCGGTCAATGTCCGTGCTGGCGGCAAAACTCGGCTATCGGGAGTGATTCATGGAATCGCCCTCGCCCTAATCGTCTTAATATTTGCGCCCCTCGCTTCACAGGTTCCCCTCGCCGCCCTTGCAGGTATCCTGATGATTACCAGTATCCGCATGATGGAATGGAAAGCGATCGGGTTATTGATTCATACCACCTATGCTGATTTTGGGGTGATGCTGCTGACTTGGTTAGTAACCGTCTGCTTTGACCTCGTCCTAGCCGTAGAAGTGGGATTGATTGCCGCAGGAATTCTCTTTATCAAGCGCATGAGCGAACTTAGCCTCGTGAAAATGCCTGAAGATAGTGCGTTTCTCTCTGGTATCCCCCTAGAATTTGGCAAACAAATCGCCATCTATCGGATTGACGGGCCAATGTTCTTCGGTGCAGCCGAGAGATTTGTCAGTTTCTTGCGTGATGCTCCTGAAGTCAAGTTCTTAATTTTGAGAATGCGCTATGTACCGAGTATGGACACAACGGGCTTAGTTGCCCTCGAAGAGATTTATCACGATTTGCAGCGTCATAATTGCCAACTAATTTTGAGTGGATTGCGTCCTGAAGTCGAACAACTTTTAGATCGCAGTGGACTACTTCAGGAAATTGGACATGACAATAGCTTTAATTCCACCGATGAGGCTTTGCAAAAGATCATGCCAAATATTCATAATTAA